Proteins from a genomic interval of Acidimicrobiales bacterium:
- a CDS encoding methylmalonyl-CoA mutase family protein: MTELHTPTHPLRVVTATSLFDGHDAAINVMRRILQSQGAEVIHLGHNRSVAEIVDAAVQEDVQAVAVSSYQGGHVEFFRYLVDLLRERGAGHIRVYGGGGGVIVPEEIEELHRYGVARIFSPQDGARWGLAAMVNVIVRESDVDPLAEGPKVSVEAVAAGQVGSLARMITALELDAVDADTRAELARAAADRTMPVLGITGTGGSGKSSLTDEVLRRFRLDQDDRLRIAVIAVDPTRRRTGGALLGDRIRMNAIDGGRVVFRSLATRSGRSEVPSCLDDVLLACRAAGYDLTIVETPGIGQGDAGIVDHVDTSLYVMTPEFGAASQLEKIDMLDLADVVAVNKFDRRGGADALRDVRRQFARDRGLFTADLDELPVFATIAAQFDDDGVTALYQHLRDVLAAKGLAVTEGRLDPVTTRASSRTTVVVPPDRVRYLAEIAATVRAHHAGTARLAEAARAAQRLTWAETHLAALGADPGGLPAAAEAARAAVPDAVRAEIAGWPEVVERLHRPDHARPSLSGTPVPRVAVPAFADDGDLVTFLRSENLPGRFPFTAGVFALKRDDEDPTRMFAGEGDAFRTNRRFHLLSAGLTATRLSTAFDSVTLYGCDPAERPDIYGKVGNAGVSVCTLDDVKVLYDGFDLCDPATSVSMTINGPAPTVLAMFLNAAVDQRLDRFTADHGRPPTAVEADEVRAEALRTVRGTVQADVLKEDQGQNTCILSTEFALRLMSDVQEWFVANDVRNFYSVSISGYHIAEAGANPISQLAFTLANGFTYVESFLARGLAVDAFAPNLSFFFSNGMDPEYTVLGRVARRIWAVAMRDRYGAGERAQKLKYHVQTSGRSLHAQEMDFNDIRTTLQALIAVYDNCNSLHTNAFDEAVTTPTESSVRRALAIQMIINREWGLATNENPNQGSYVIDELTALVEEAVLAELERISERGGVLGAMELGYQRGRIQDESMRYEQMKHDGSLPIVGVNTFTNEEAEGDAATRPLELARSTDEEKHRQLERLADFRRRHDADRPAALARVQQAALRGENVFAELMHAVRCCSLGEITEALYEVGGRYRRNV, translated from the coding sequence GTGACCGAGCTGCACACCCCGACCCACCCGCTGCGGGTGGTCACGGCCACGTCGCTGTTCGACGGCCACGACGCCGCCATCAACGTGATGCGCCGCATCCTCCAGAGCCAGGGCGCCGAGGTGATCCACCTGGGTCACAACCGCTCGGTGGCCGAGATCGTCGACGCCGCCGTGCAGGAGGACGTGCAGGCGGTCGCGGTCAGCTCCTACCAGGGCGGCCACGTCGAGTTCTTCCGGTACCTCGTCGACCTGCTGCGTGAGCGTGGCGCCGGCCACATCCGCGTGTACGGCGGGGGCGGCGGCGTGATCGTGCCGGAGGAGATCGAGGAGCTGCACCGCTACGGGGTGGCCCGGATCTTCTCCCCCCAGGACGGGGCACGGTGGGGCCTGGCGGCGATGGTCAACGTGATCGTGCGCGAGTCCGACGTCGACCCCCTGGCCGAGGGGCCCAAGGTCTCCGTGGAGGCGGTCGCCGCCGGGCAGGTGGGATCGCTCGCCAGGATGATCACCGCGCTCGAGCTGGACGCCGTCGACGCCGACACCCGAGCCGAGCTGGCCCGGGCCGCCGCCGACCGCACGATGCCCGTGCTCGGGATCACCGGCACCGGCGGCTCCGGGAAGTCGTCGCTCACCGACGAGGTGCTGCGGCGCTTCCGCCTCGACCAGGACGATCGCCTGCGCATCGCCGTGATCGCCGTCGACCCCACCCGTCGACGGACCGGAGGGGCCCTGCTCGGCGACCGCATCCGCATGAACGCCATCGACGGCGGGCGTGTCGTCTTCCGGTCGCTCGCCACCCGCTCCGGGCGCTCGGAGGTGCCCTCCTGCCTCGACGACGTGCTCCTCGCCTGCCGCGCCGCCGGGTACGACCTCACGATCGTCGAGACCCCCGGCATCGGCCAGGGCGACGCCGGCATCGTCGACCACGTCGACACCTCCCTCTACGTGATGACCCCCGAGTTCGGGGCGGCCAGCCAGCTCGAGAAGATCGACATGCTCGACCTGGCCGACGTCGTGGCCGTCAACAAGTTCGACCGCCGCGGCGGGGCCGACGCGCTCCGCGACGTCCGCCGCCAGTTCGCCCGCGACCGCGGGCTGTTCACCGCCGACCTCGACGAGCTGCCGGTCTTCGCCACGATCGCCGCGCAGTTCGACGACGACGGCGTGACCGCCCTCTACCAGCACCTGCGCGACGTGCTCGCGGCGAAGGGTCTCGCCGTCACCGAGGGTCGGCTGGACCCGGTCACGACGCGCGCGTCGTCCCGGACGACGGTGGTGGTGCCCCCCGACCGGGTGCGCTACCTCGCCGAGATCGCCGCCACGGTGCGCGCCCACCACGCCGGGACGGCCCGACTCGCCGAGGCGGCCCGGGCCGCCCAGCGCCTCACCTGGGCCGAGACCCACCTCGCCGCCCTCGGGGCCGACCCGGGCGGTCTCCCCGCGGCCGCCGAGGCGGCCCGCGCCGCCGTTCCCGACGCCGTGCGGGCCGAGATCGCCGGGTGGCCGGAGGTCGTCGAGCGCCTCCACCGGCCCGACCACGCCCGCCCGTCGCTGTCGGGCACGCCGGTCCCCCGGGTGGCCGTGCCCGCCTTCGCCGACGACGGCGACCTCGTCACCTTCCTGCGCTCGGAGAACCTGCCCGGCCGGTTCCCGTTCACCGCCGGCGTGTTCGCCCTCAAGCGCGACGACGAGGACCCGACGCGGATGTTCGCCGGCGAGGGCGACGCCTTCCGCACCAACCGCCGCTTCCACCTGCTGTCGGCCGGGCTGACCGCCACCCGCCTCTCGACGGCGTTCGACTCGGTGACGCTCTACGGCTGCGACCCCGCCGAACGGCCCGACATCTACGGCAAGGTGGGCAACGCCGGGGTGTCGGTGTGCACCCTCGACGACGTGAAGGTCCTCTACGACGGGTTCGACCTTTGCGACCCGGCCACGTCGGTCTCGATGACGATCAACGGGCCGGCGCCGACCGTCCTGGCCATGTTCCTCAACGCCGCCGTCGACCAGCGTCTGGACCGCTTCACCGCCGACCACGGTCGCCCCCCGACCGCCGTGGAGGCCGACGAGGTGCGCGCCGAGGCGCTGCGCACCGTGCGAGGCACGGTGCAGGCCGACGTCCTGAAGGAGGACCAGGGCCAGAACACCTGCATCCTCTCGACGGAGTTCGCCCTCCGGCTGATGAGCGACGTGCAGGAGTGGTTCGTCGCCAACGACGTGCGGAACTTCTACTCGGTGTCCATCTCCGGCTACCACATCGCCGAAGCGGGCGCGAACCCGATCTCCCAGCTCGCCTTCACCCTGGCCAACGGGTTCACGTACGTCGAGTCGTTCCTGGCCAGGGGCCTGGCCGTCGACGCGTTCGCCCCCAACCTGTCGTTCTTCTTCAGCAACGGCATGGACCCCGAGTACACGGTGCTCGGCCGCGTGGCCCGGCGCATCTGGGCGGTGGCGATGCGGGACCGCTACGGCGCCGGCGAACGGGCGCAGAAGCTGAAGTACCACGTCCAGACCTCGGGCCGGTCGCTGCACGCCCAGGAGATGGACTTCAACGACATCCGCACCACGCTGCAGGCCCTCATCGCCGTCTACGACAACTGCAACAGCCTCCACACCAACGCGTTCGACGAGGCGGTGACCACCCCGACCGAGTCGTCGGTGCGACGGGCGCTGGCCATCCAGATGATCATCAACCGCGAGTGGGGGCTCGCCACCAACGAGAACCCCAACCAGGGCTCCTACGTCATCGACGAGCTCACCGCCCTCGTCGAGGAGGCGGTCCTGGCCGAGCTCGAGAGGATCAGCGAACGGGGTGGCGTGCTCGGGGCCATGGAGCTCGGCTACCAGCGGGGCCGCATCCAGGACGAGTCGATGCGCTACGAGCAGATGAAGCACGACGGCTCGCTGCCGATCGTCGGGGTCAACACCTTCACGAACGAGGAGGCCGAGGGCGACGCCGCCACCCGGCCGCTCGAGCTGGCCCGGTCGACCGACGAGGAGAAGCACCGCCAACTGGAGCGCCTGGCCGACTTCCGGCGCCGCCACGACGCCGACCGCCCCGCGGCGCTGGCCCGGGTGCAACAGGCGGCCCTGCGCGGGGAGAACGTCTTCGCCGAGCTCATGCACGCCGTGCGCTGTTGCAGCCTGGGCGAGATCACCGAGGCCCTCTACGAGGTCGGCGGGCGCTACCGCCGCAACGTCTGA
- a CDS encoding GNAT family N-acetyltransferase: protein MTSIEIVEAVDVTPELVEAFGRLVPQLSSSNPPPTAEELGAIVGSEASVLLVAVDRDTGDRIVGSLTLAWFRIPTGVRAWIEDVVVDGEARGRGVGEALNRHALEVARGLGARTVDLTSRPSREAANRLYRRLGFVARETNVYRFDLTT, encoded by the coding sequence GTGACCTCCATCGAGATCGTCGAGGCCGTCGACGTGACCCCGGAGCTGGTCGAGGCGTTCGGCCGGCTCGTCCCGCAGCTCTCGTCGTCCAACCCGCCGCCCACCGCGGAGGAGCTCGGCGCGATCGTCGGGTCCGAGGCCAGCGTGCTGCTGGTGGCGGTGGACCGGGACACGGGCGATCGCATCGTGGGCAGCCTCACGTTGGCCTGGTTCCGCATCCCCACCGGGGTGCGGGCGTGGATCGAGGACGTGGTCGTCGACGGCGAGGCCCGGGGCCGGGGGGTGGGTGAGGCGCTGAACCGCCACGCGCTGGAGGTCGCCCGCGGCCTCGGTGCGAGGACCGTCGACCTGACGTCGCGGCCGAGCCGGGAGGCGGCCAACCGCCTCTACCGACGCCTCGGCTTCGTGGCCCGGGAGACCAACGTCTACCGGTTCGACCTGACCACCTGA
- a CDS encoding PAC2 family protein, with product MADRPGGTPEPHEHLRWDARPALRRPVMLVAFGGWSDAGDAATTAVQFLGRHWSARPFASIDPEVFFDFTDTRPTVRFDDHGSRTVDWPENVFAAASVLGADLDVITLVGVEPQLRWRTFCDHVIAVARTYDVRMVVTFGALLAEVPHSRPVSVFGTAYDDDLVGELDLVPSRYEGPTGMTGVLHTACHAAGLRSAGLWAAVPTYVPSAPSPKAALALVERAARLLDVAIPAPELELATATYEQQVSELVGEDDETIEYVAQLEQRYDTEPDSINDGESLVDEVEKFLRDLD from the coding sequence ATGGCCGATCGACCCGGTGGCACCCCGGAGCCCCACGAGCACCTGCGCTGGGACGCCCGCCCCGCCCTGCGCCGACCGGTGATGCTGGTGGCGTTCGGGGGGTGGAGCGACGCCGGCGACGCGGCCACCACCGCGGTGCAGTTCCTCGGCCGGCACTGGTCCGCCCGTCCCTTCGCCTCGATCGACCCCGAGGTCTTCTTCGACTTCACCGACACCCGCCCCACCGTGCGCTTCGACGACCACGGCAGCCGCACCGTCGACTGGCCCGAGAACGTCTTCGCCGCCGCGTCGGTGCTCGGCGCCGACCTCGACGTGATCACGCTCGTCGGGGTCGAGCCCCAACTGCGCTGGCGTACCTTCTGCGACCACGTCATCGCCGTCGCCCGGACCTACGACGTGCGGATGGTCGTCACCTTCGGTGCCCTCCTCGCCGAGGTCCCCCACTCGCGGCCGGTGTCGGTGTTCGGCACCGCCTACGACGACGACCTCGTCGGCGAGCTCGACCTCGTCCCCTCGCGCTACGAGGGCCCCACCGGCATGACCGGCGTGCTGCACACCGCCTGCCATGCCGCCGGCCTGCGCTCCGCCGGGCTGTGGGCGGCGGTGCCCACCTACGTGCCGTCGGCACCCTCGCCCAAGGCGGCGCTGGCGCTGGTCGAGCGGGCGGCGCGGCTGCTCGACGTCGCCATCCCCGCTCCCGAGCTCGAGCTGGCCACCGCCACCTACGAACAGCAGGTCTCCGAGCTGGTCGGCGAGGACGACGAGACCATCGAGTACGTCGCCCAGCTCGAACAGCGCTACGACACCGAGCCCGACTCGATCAACGACGGGGAGAGCCTCGTCGACGAGGTCGAGAAGTTCCTCCGTGACCTCGACTGA
- a CDS encoding NUDIX hydrolase N-terminal domain-containing protein has protein sequence MSDAAGDDPAVTPQDLVRWSEALAGVARTGLGFTESLYERERFEEVLGIAADMRVAAGSAYDAESLVHEWMSSVGHGVPGYQTPKVAVGAVVGNEAGEILLVQRADSGVWLYPTGWADIGYSASEVAVKEVAEETGIECEVVRLVAVLDGLRQGFTRIPLYSLVFHCRAVGGELTAHPLECRDVGWFPLDDLPPHTVGVQQWGEIARQALSGGPVDVHYDRPRSPMWRGMHDL, from the coding sequence ATGAGCGACGCGGCTGGCGACGATCCGGCGGTCACCCCTCAGGACCTCGTCCGTTGGAGCGAGGCCCTGGCGGGAGTGGCCCGGACCGGCCTCGGCTTCACCGAGAGCCTGTACGAGCGGGAGCGCTTCGAGGAGGTGCTCGGGATCGCCGCCGACATGCGCGTCGCCGCCGGGAGCGCCTACGACGCCGAGTCGCTGGTGCACGAGTGGATGAGCTCGGTCGGCCACGGGGTGCCCGGCTACCAGACGCCCAAGGTGGCGGTGGGCGCGGTGGTCGGCAACGAGGCGGGCGAGATCCTGCTGGTCCAGCGGGCCGACTCGGGCGTGTGGCTCTACCCCACGGGGTGGGCCGACATCGGCTACTCGGCATCGGAGGTGGCGGTCAAGGAGGTGGCCGAGGAGACCGGCATCGAGTGCGAGGTCGTGCGCCTCGTCGCGGTCCTCGACGGCCTGCGCCAGGGGTTCACCCGCATCCCGCTGTACTCGCTGGTCTTCCACTGCCGGGCCGTGGGCGGCGAGCTGACCGCCCACCCTCTCGAGTGCCGCGACGTGGGGTGGTTCCCCCTCGACGACCTCCCTCCGCACACCGTGGGCGTGCAGCAGTGGGGTGAGATCGCCCGCCAGGCGCTCAGCGGCGGCCCGGTCGACGTGCACTACGACCGGCCCCGGTCCCCCATGTGGCGGGGCATGCACGACCTCTGA
- a CDS encoding [protein-PII] uridylyltransferase, protein MTPRLDRQSVLDDPTLRGTELCRALSDAVDRWMEALWVHAGAPATGAALVAVGGYGRAELAPGSDIDVYLLHDSAVDVHDLAQKIWYPVWDENLKLGHAVRTVKETLSLAADDLDTATAVLTVRLVAGDARLADELAEKGLALWEKRSRRWLGELSTRVADRHADAGEVAFLLEPDLKDGRGGLRDVHAIRWAEKAQAALLDGDSAEIDAAYLTLLSARVELHRRTGRAGDRLLLEEQDGVAAALGYADADAMMRSLSSAARSIAWVSDDLWARVDSSLEGMFRRRLFRDRDVAPGVILREGTVQLALGADPATDPLLVLRVAVAAARHDARIERSTLNRLAGAAPIETPWCEEARRLFVELFLTGRPAVEVVETLDQRGLWEPIIPEWSDVRCKPQRNAYHRFTVDRHLAEAAANAADVVDRVDRADLLAVGALLHDIGKGYPGDHVEVGIEKVAVMGPRMGFTDAETATLQQMVRHHLLLPDVATRRDLSDDDTIAHVAEAVGDLTTLRLLDALTEADSLATGPAAWGTWKEELVAVLVSRTAHVLEGGELAEVASAAFPNPGHLALLAQRRRIIEAVDDRLTVVFPDRPGMFARVAGVLSLHGLQVLEAAVHTDEHGMALEAFRVEPGFGTTIPWDRVIRDIERALDGRLALEARLAERARVYARPRRLPGLITAPEVIVDNALSRSATVIEVRTPDTMGVLWRITRSLHDLDLGVTSAKIQTMGTDAVDSFYVTDAENRKVTDSVYLEEVERALLFALGDVG, encoded by the coding sequence GTGACCCCCCGCCTCGACCGCCAGAGCGTCCTCGACGACCCGACCCTGCGGGGCACCGAGCTGTGCCGGGCCCTGTCCGACGCCGTCGACCGGTGGATGGAGGCGCTGTGGGTGCACGCCGGCGCTCCGGCGACGGGGGCCGCCCTCGTCGCCGTCGGGGGCTACGGCCGAGCGGAGCTCGCCCCGGGGAGCGACATCGACGTGTACCTGCTGCACGACAGCGCCGTCGACGTGCACGACCTGGCCCAGAAGATCTGGTACCCGGTCTGGGACGAGAACCTCAAGCTCGGCCACGCGGTGCGCACCGTGAAGGAGACGCTGAGCCTCGCCGCCGACGACCTCGACACCGCCACCGCGGTCCTGACGGTCCGCCTCGTCGCCGGCGACGCCCGCCTGGCCGACGAGCTGGCCGAGAAGGGCCTCGCCCTCTGGGAGAAGCGCAGCCGCCGGTGGCTGGGCGAGCTCTCGACGCGGGTCGCCGACCGCCACGCCGACGCCGGCGAGGTGGCCTTCCTCCTCGAACCCGACCTCAAGGACGGTCGGGGCGGCCTGCGCGACGTCCATGCCATCCGGTGGGCGGAGAAGGCCCAGGCCGCCCTGCTCGACGGCGACAGCGCCGAGATCGACGCCGCCTACCTGACCCTGCTGTCGGCCCGGGTCGAGCTGCACCGGCGCACCGGACGGGCCGGCGACCGGCTCCTCCTCGAGGAGCAGGACGGGGTGGCCGCGGCGCTCGGCTACGCCGATGCCGACGCCATGATGCGCTCCCTGTCGTCGGCCGCCCGGTCGATCGCGTGGGTGAGCGACGACCTGTGGGCCCGCGTCGACTCGTCGCTGGAGGGCATGTTCCGGCGCCGGTTGTTCCGGGACCGCGACGTGGCTCCCGGGGTCATCCTGCGCGAAGGCACGGTGCAGCTCGCCCTGGGCGCCGACCCGGCCACCGACCCGCTGCTCGTGCTGCGCGTGGCCGTGGCCGCGGCGCGCCACGACGCCCGCATCGAGCGCAGCACCCTGAACCGCCTCGCCGGCGCGGCGCCCATCGAGACCCCGTGGTGCGAGGAGGCCCGCCGGCTCTTCGTCGAGCTCTTCCTCACCGGGCGACCGGCGGTGGAGGTCGTCGAGACGCTCGACCAGCGCGGGCTCTGGGAGCCGATCATCCCCGAGTGGTCCGACGTGCGCTGCAAGCCCCAGCGCAACGCCTACCACCGCTTCACCGTCGATCGTCACCTCGCCGAGGCGGCGGCCAACGCCGCCGACGTCGTCGACCGGGTCGACCGTGCCGACCTGCTCGCGGTGGGGGCCCTGCTGCACGACATCGGCAAGGGCTACCCCGGCGACCACGTCGAGGTGGGCATCGAGAAGGTGGCGGTCATGGGACCCCGGATGGGCTTCACCGACGCCGAGACGGCGACGCTGCAACAGATGGTCCGCCACCACCTGTTGCTGCCCGACGTGGCGACGCGGCGCGACCTCTCGGACGACGACACCATCGCCCACGTCGCCGAGGCCGTCGGCGACCTCACCACCCTCCGCCTCCTCGACGCGCTGACCGAGGCCGACTCGCTGGCCACCGGTCCCGCGGCCTGGGGGACCTGGAAGGAGGAGCTGGTGGCGGTGCTCGTGTCGCGGACGGCCCACGTGCTCGAGGGCGGGGAGCTGGCCGAGGTGGCGTCGGCGGCCTTCCCCAACCCCGGCCACCTGGCGCTGCTGGCGCAGCGCCGGCGCATCATCGAGGCGGTCGACGACCGCCTCACCGTGGTCTTCCCCGACCGGCCGGGGATGTTCGCCCGGGTGGCGGGCGTGCTGTCCCTGCACGGCCTCCAGGTCCTCGAGGCGGCGGTCCACACCGACGAGCACGGCATGGCCCTCGAGGCGTTCCGGGTCGAGCCGGGCTTCGGCACGACCATCCCCTGGGACCGGGTGATCCGCGACATCGAACGGGCCCTCGACGGACGCCTGGCCCTGGAGGCCCGGCTGGCCGAACGAGCCCGGGTGTACGCCCGCCCCCGGCGCCTCCCGGGTCTCATCACCGCGCCGGAGGTGATCGTCGACAACGCCCTGTCCCGCTCGGCCACCGTGATCGAGGTCCGGACCCCCGACACCATGGGTGTCCTGTGGCGCATCACCCGGTCGTTGCACGACCTCGACCTGGGCGTCACGTCGGCCAAGATCCAGACCATGGGCACCGACGCCGTCGACTCGTTCTACGTGACCGACGCCGAGAACCGGAAGGTCACCGACAGCGTGTACCTCGAGGAGGTCGAGCGGGCCCTGCTCTTCGCGCTGGGCGACGTGGGCTGA
- a CDS encoding P-II family nitrogen regulator encodes MKLITAIVKPNMLDRVKDTLKEAGVNGLTVEEVRGVGRQGGKTEIYRGAEYVVDLLPKVRIEMVVADDQVDRVVGAICASARTGNIGDGKVWVSPVDQIVRIRTGELGPDAV; translated from the coding sequence ATGAAGCTGATCACCGCCATCGTGAAACCGAACATGCTCGACCGCGTGAAGGACACGCTGAAGGAGGCCGGCGTGAACGGTCTCACCGTCGAGGAGGTGAGAGGCGTCGGACGCCAGGGCGGAAAGACCGAGATCTACCGCGGTGCGGAGTACGTCGTCGACCTCCTCCCCAAGGTGCGCATCGAGATGGTCGTGGCCGACGACCAGGTCGATCGTGTCGTCGGCGCCATCTGCGCGAGTGCCCGTACGGGCAACATCGGGGATGGCAAGGTGTGGGTCAGCCCGGTCGACCAGATCGTGCGCATCCGCACCGGCGAGCTCGGCCCCGACGCCGTCTGA
- a CDS encoding FAD-dependent oxidoreductase, protein MAERLVVIGGDAGGMAAASGARRARPDLEIVVFEKGVRTSYAACGIPFHVGGEVPDVESLVARSPEAFRSRQDIDVRLRHEAVAIDLDARTVEARDLDGETNVVLDFDQLMYGAGARPVRPDWPGVDLPHVHMAHTLADASGLATAAAGIAGRPVAVVGGGYIGLEMAEAFLARGARVTVFDIAPQLLRNLDADMAALVAAEAERLGVELLLEHHISAIEADRVVTEKGEFPADLVVLGMGVTPNGELGAAAGLATGVRGALVVDDHQQAAPGVYAAGDCCESVQRVTGRPTWIALGTVANKQARVAGANLGGGDATFPGVLGTAITKLCDTEVARTGLTMAEAADAGIDAVATVAEASTRAHYFPGNGPITVKLVHERGTRRLLGGQIVGAPGSGKRIDTVATALWAGLAVDDLVNLDLAYAPPFSPVWDPINTAARRAD, encoded by the coding sequence ATGGCTGAGCGACTGGTGGTGATCGGCGGTGACGCGGGCGGGATGGCGGCGGCATCGGGGGCCCGGCGGGCCCGCCCCGATCTCGAGATCGTGGTGTTCGAGAAGGGGGTGCGCACCAGCTACGCGGCGTGCGGCATCCCGTTCCACGTCGGCGGCGAGGTGCCCGACGTGGAGTCGCTGGTCGCCCGCTCCCCCGAGGCCTTCCGCAGCCGCCAGGACATCGACGTCCGCCTCCGCCACGAGGCCGTCGCCATCGACCTCGACGCCCGCACGGTCGAGGCCCGCGACCTCGACGGCGAGACGAACGTGGTGCTGGACTTCGACCAGCTCATGTACGGCGCCGGGGCCCGGCCGGTGCGCCCGGACTGGCCCGGCGTCGACCTCCCCCACGTGCACATGGCCCACACCCTCGCCGACGCCAGCGGGCTGGCCACCGCCGCGGCCGGGATCGCCGGGCGACCCGTCGCGGTGGTGGGCGGCGGGTACATCGGCCTCGAGATGGCCGAGGCCTTCCTCGCCCGCGGCGCCCGGGTCACGGTGTTCGACATCGCCCCGCAGCTGCTGCGCAACCTCGACGCCGACATGGCGGCGCTCGTCGCCGCCGAGGCCGAACGCCTGGGGGTCGAGCTGCTCCTCGAGCACCACATCTCGGCCATCGAGGCCGACCGGGTGGTGACCGAGAAGGGGGAGTTCCCGGCCGACCTGGTGGTCCTCGGCATGGGCGTCACCCCGAACGGCGAGCTGGGCGCGGCCGCCGGGCTGGCCACCGGGGTGCGCGGCGCCCTCGTCGTCGACGACCACCAGCAGGCCGCCCCCGGGGTGTACGCCGCCGGCGACTGCTGCGAATCGGTGCAGCGGGTGACGGGCCGGCCGACGTGGATCGCCCTCGGCACCGTGGCGAACAAGCAGGCCCGGGTCGCCGGCGCCAACCTGGGCGGCGGCGACGCGACGTTCCCCGGGGTCCTCGGCACGGCGATCACGAAGCTGTGCGACACCGAGGTCGCCCGGACCGGGCTCACGATGGCCGAGGCCGCCGACGCCGGGATCGACGCCGTCGCCACCGTGGCCGAGGCCAGCACCAGGGCGCACTACTTCCCCGGCAACGGGCCGATCACGGTGAAGCTCGTCCACGAGCGCGGCACCCGGCGGCTCCTCGGGGGGCAGATCGTCGGCGCGCCGGGCTCCGGCAAGCGCATCGACACCGTCGCCACCGCGCTCTGGGCCGGGCTGGCCGTCGACGACCTGGTCAACCTCGACCTCGCCTACGCCCCGCCCTTCTCGCCGGTCTGGGACCCGATCAACACCGCCGCCCGGCGAGCCGACTGA
- a CDS encoding DUF427 domain-containing protein has protein sequence MARPRRIEPGPGQESVWDYPRPPRVEPTDSHVTVWFGGRMIADTHRAVRVLETSQAPGIYIPLDDVADGVLVPSERRSMCEWKGRASYWSVQVGDAFAVDAAWSYPEPTPAFAGIAGHVSFYPQRMDSCWVDDERVEANEGDFYGGWVTSKVVGPFKGGAGSWGW, from the coding sequence ATGGCCCGCCCCCGACGCATCGAACCCGGCCCCGGCCAGGAGTCCGTCTGGGATTACCCCCGCCCGCCCCGGGTCGAGCCCACCGACAGCCACGTCACGGTGTGGTTCGGGGGCCGGATGATCGCCGACACCCACCGCGCGGTGCGGGTGCTGGAGACCAGCCAGGCGCCGGGCATCTACATCCCGCTGGACGACGTGGCCGACGGGGTCCTCGTGCCGTCGGAGCGCCGCTCGATGTGCGAGTGGAAGGGCCGGGCCTCGTACTGGTCGGTCCAGGTGGGCGACGCCTTCGCGGTCGACGCGGCGTGGAGCTACCCGGAACCGACCCCTGCGTTCGCGGGCATCGCCGGCCACGTCTCCTTCTACCCCCAGCGCATGGACAGCTGCTGGGTGGACGACGAGCGGGTGGAGGCCAACGAAGGTGACTTCTACGGCGGCTGGGTCACCTCGAAGGTGGTGGGCCCGTTCAAGGGCGGCGCCGGTTCCTGGGGCTGGTGA
- the larE gene encoding ATP-dependent sacrificial sulfur transferase LarE yields MSTELVDADVDLDEALDRLRRRLADLDRVVVAFSGGADSAFVARVAHTTLGADRCLVVTAVSPSLAGAEHADCVALAAEWGLRWQGVETTEMTDAAYRTNDGDRCFHCKSALMDAVAPIAAAEGATVVLGVNLDDLGDHRPGQRAAAEAGAVFPLVEVGFTKAMVREASRQLGLRTWDKPAAACLASRVPYGTAVTVDVLSRVERAEAALRGLGFGELRVRHYDDTARLEVPVADLPAVVDRRAEVVDAVRRCGYRYVTLDLEGLRSGNLNQALAD; encoded by the coding sequence GTGTCGACTGAGCTCGTCGACGCCGACGTCGACCTCGACGAGGCCCTCGACCGGCTGCGACGACGCCTCGCCGACCTCGACCGGGTGGTCGTGGCCTTCAGCGGCGGCGCCGACTCGGCGTTCGTCGCCCGGGTCGCCCACACCACCCTGGGCGCCGACCGCTGCCTGGTCGTCACCGCCGTCTCGCCGTCCCTGGCCGGCGCGGAGCATGCCGACTGCGTGGCGCTCGCCGCCGAGTGGGGTCTGCGCTGGCAGGGGGTGGAGACCACCGAGATGACCGACGCCGCCTACCGCACCAACGACGGCGACCGCTGCTTCCACTGCAAGTCGGCGCTCATGGACGCGGTGGCGCCGATCGCCGCCGCCGAGGGCGCCACGGTCGTGCTGGGCGTGAACCTCGACGACCTCGGCGACCACCGGCCCGGCCAACGCGCCGCCGCCGAGGCCGGCGCCGTGTTCCCCCTCGTCGAGGTGGGCTTCACCAAGGCGATGGTCCGGGAGGCATCCCGCCAGCTCGGACTGCGCACCTGGGACAAGCCGGCCGCCGCCTGCCTGGCGTCACGGGTGCCCTACGGCACCGCCGTCACCGTCGACGTGCTGAGCCGTGTCGAACGGGCCGAGGCGGCGCTTCGCGGCCTCGGGTTCGGGGAGCTCCGGGTGCGCCACTACGACGACACCGCCCGCCTCGAGGTCCCCGTCGCCGACCTCCCGGCGGTCGTGGACCGCCGCGCCGAGGTGGTCGACGCCGTCCGGCGGTGCGGCTACCGCTACGTCACCCTCGACCTCGAGGGCCTGCGCTCGGGGAACCTCAACCAGGCCCTGGCGGACTGA